The Rhinoderma darwinii isolate aRhiDar2 chromosome 8, aRhiDar2.hap1, whole genome shotgun sequence genome has a window encoding:
- the LOC142659108 gene encoding uncharacterized protein LOC142659108 — MKGFLELIVCMALTGLSSQQKSRCPDICSCSTGVVDCYGRGLHFIPEDLESDTHTMLLAYNKIISLKTLSFYKYPYLRHLELHNNIICAINPQAFKNLHNLRYLDLSGNMLTTLKPEVFKPLSNLKTLNLGNNRIAGLHANILEPLGNLTALYLHNNALTSLGIDILCHLPALTKLRLDGNPWVCTCQIQYLLSWMMDNAQKIYEKERTLCGVPKYLNQYPIMEIESGSFDHCQHFFTLYEYLYFLLIGMALFLSSIILCLVTGSLIVFYERLLIKAQRKPHVYKKKTIRKRESIMNGHHIPVCRI; from the exons ATGAAGGGTTTTCTGGAGCTCATCGTCTGCATGGCCCTTACAGGGTTGAGTAGTCAACAGAAATCCAGATGTCCAGATATCTGCAGTTGTTCTACCGGAGTTGTTGACTGTTACGGAAGAGGTCTCCATTTCATCCCAGAAGATCTGGAGTCGGACACCCACACCATGCTCCTCGCctacaataaaataatttctctCAAGACGTTATCGTTTTATAAGTACCCGTACCTTCGTCATCTGGAATTACACAACAATATCATTTGCGCCATTAACCCTCAGGCTTTCAAGAACCTTCACAACCTCCGCTACTTGGATCTCAGCGGCAACATGTTGACGACTCTAAAACCAGAGGTTTTCAAGCCTTTGTCCaatctaaaaacactgaacttGGGGAACAACCGGATCGCCGGGCTGCACGCAAATATCTTGGAGCCTCTCGGAAATCTTACCGCACTTTATTTACACAACAACGCCCTGACCAGCCTGGGGATTGACATTTTGTGTCATTTACCAGCCTTAACGAAGCTGAGATTGGATGGAAACCCTTGGGTTTGCACTTGTCAAATTCAGTATCTATTATCTTGGATGATGGACAATGCTCAGAAAATTTATG aGAAAGAAAGAACTTTGTGTGGGGTCCCAAAATATCTAAACCAGTATCCAATTATGGAAATTGAGAGCGGTTCGTTTGACCATTGCCAACACTTCTTCACGCTGTATGAATACCTGTACTTCCTCTTGATTGGCATGGCTCTATTCCTTAGCAGCATCATCCTCTGCTTGGTAACGGGGTCACTAATTGTTTTCTACGAACGGTTGTTAATAAAAGCCCAACGAAAGCCCCACGTGTATAAGAAAAAGACAATCCGCAAACGGGAGAGCATAATGAACGGTCACCACATACCAGTATGCCGTATATAA